In Amycolatopsis endophytica, the following are encoded in one genomic region:
- a CDS encoding MFS transporter yields MTPETSTTSPPAPARQATGLILAVCCAAQFMVVLDVSIVNVALPTIRTSLGFDAPGLQWVVNAYTIAFAGFLLLGGRLADLFGRRRTFLTGVAVFTAASLLGGLANSATLLVVARAIQGLGAAVVAPATLTVLATTFTTPESRARAFGIWGGVVGAGGAVGSLAGGLLTGLLSWRWILFINVPIGVVLLVLAARVVSDVDTGRRGRTLDLWGGLSATVGVMALVYGIVGTEAHGWASVHTLVALGGGVVVLAFFLLDQARLAKDPLLPLDIFRHRNVVAANLVVFASGAALFAMFYFLTLFLQQVLGYGPVAAGLAYLPLAAALTVSARGSAKLLPKWGPRTLLLGGLALTAIGLGWLALLTGASTFAGGVLGPTIVVGIGQGAVMASATMAGTAGLPMHQAGLASGLINATRQLGGAIGLAALAAVASGARSPESGYVLALAIAAIIAVAALAAAAAAPGKPRPAAE; encoded by the coding sequence GTGACCCCCGAAACCAGCACGACGTCCCCACCCGCACCGGCCCGCCAGGCGACCGGCCTGATCCTCGCCGTGTGCTGCGCCGCGCAGTTCATGGTCGTGCTCGACGTGTCGATCGTGAACGTCGCACTGCCCACCATCCGCACCAGCCTGGGGTTCGACGCGCCCGGCCTGCAGTGGGTGGTCAACGCCTACACGATCGCCTTCGCCGGGTTCCTGCTCCTCGGCGGCAGGCTCGCCGACCTCTTCGGCAGGCGGCGCACGTTCCTCACCGGCGTCGCCGTGTTCACCGCCGCCAGCCTGCTGGGCGGGCTCGCGAACTCCGCGACCCTGCTCGTCGTCGCCCGCGCCATCCAGGGCCTGGGCGCCGCCGTGGTCGCGCCGGCGACCCTCACCGTGCTGGCCACGACGTTCACCACCCCGGAGAGCCGGGCGCGGGCCTTCGGCATCTGGGGCGGCGTGGTCGGCGCCGGTGGCGCGGTCGGCTCGCTGGCGGGCGGTCTGCTGACCGGTCTGCTGTCGTGGCGGTGGATCCTGTTCATCAACGTCCCGATCGGCGTGGTGCTGCTCGTGCTCGCCGCCCGCGTGGTGTCCGATGTGGACACCGGGAGGCGCGGGCGCACGCTCGACCTGTGGGGCGGGCTGTCCGCGACCGTCGGCGTGATGGCGCTGGTCTACGGCATCGTCGGCACCGAGGCCCACGGCTGGGCCTCGGTGCACACGCTCGTCGCGCTCGGCGGCGGCGTGGTGGTGCTCGCCTTCTTCCTGCTCGACCAGGCGCGCCTGGCCAAGGACCCGCTGCTGCCGCTGGACATCTTCCGGCACCGCAACGTGGTGGCCGCGAACCTCGTCGTGTTCGCCAGCGGGGCCGCCCTGTTCGCGATGTTCTACTTCCTGACGCTGTTCCTCCAGCAGGTGCTCGGGTACGGGCCGGTCGCGGCCGGACTGGCCTACCTGCCGCTGGCCGCGGCACTGACGGTGTCGGCGCGCGGATCGGCGAAGCTGCTGCCGAAGTGGGGGCCGCGAACCCTGCTGCTGGGCGGTCTCGCGCTGACCGCGATCGGGCTCGGCTGGCTGGCGCTGCTGACCGGCGCGTCGACCTTCGCCGGGGGAGTGCTCGGACCGACGATCGTCGTCGGCATCGGGCAGGGCGCGGTGATGGCTTCGGCGACGATGGCCGGGACCGCGGGCCTGCCGATGCACCAGGCCGGTCTCGCGTCCGGGCTGATCAACGCCACGCGCCAGCTCGGTGGCGCCATCGGCCTGGCCGCGCTGGCCGCCGTCGCCTCGGGCGCGCGCAGCCCGGAGTCGGGATACGTGCTGGCACTGGCCATCGCGGCGATCATCGCGGTGGCGGCGCTGGCCGCCGCGGCGGCCGCTCCGGGGAAGCCGCGGCCCGCGGCGGAGTAA
- a CDS encoding ABC transporter substrate-binding protein codes for MGNIARRRTSALALAVVAASAVAGCSTGTAGSTGAAGTPHPGGTLRLGLDYTPSCLDPQQAGEGPDLEVLESLTFQDPRSGDIGPALASSWEIAPDATSFTFHLREGVTFSDGSALDASVVKDNLDGITKLGATASNSGAGLAGVTAVTAPDPRTVTVTFGAPNAQFLQATSTPALAVLSRASLAVPASERCAGKIVGTGPFVLTSYTAKQEIVLSKRQGYAWGPPSRQHTGDAYLDRVEIKVLPEAATRTGSLSSGQLDVSSNIAPQDEPQFDGNGFTLLSHDNPGVVLSLCPNERRPVLQDKAVRQALQKAVNRPEVVSTFLSPRYRPATSVLSSTTPGYTDLGAALAYDPDGAKALLDAAGWRPGPDGIRVRDGARLSLDVIFGRPQSLELIQQQLRGVGIELTLRQLQISELQSQYAADNFDFFLLDSTRADPDVLRTLFGRAQLSGADPLKAALTTQAGSLDPQVRWRAAAEAQRSLVEDAHVIPVNEQAQVIGVSDTVHGIGFTATSGISFYDAWLS; via the coding sequence ATGGGAAACATCGCGCGCAGGCGCACCAGCGCGCTGGCCCTGGCGGTCGTCGCCGCCTCGGCCGTGGCCGGGTGCTCGACGGGCACGGCGGGCAGCACGGGTGCGGCGGGCACCCCGCATCCGGGCGGCACGCTCCGCCTCGGCCTGGACTACACGCCCTCCTGCCTCGACCCCCAGCAGGCCGGTGAAGGCCCCGACCTCGAGGTCCTGGAATCCCTCACCTTCCAGGACCCGCGCTCCGGTGACATCGGGCCGGCGCTGGCCTCGTCGTGGGAGATCGCGCCCGACGCGACGAGCTTCACCTTCCACCTGCGCGAGGGCGTGACCTTCAGCGACGGCTCCGCACTGGACGCGAGCGTGGTGAAGGACAATCTGGACGGGATCACGAAACTGGGGGCCACCGCGAGCAACTCCGGCGCCGGCCTCGCCGGTGTCACCGCGGTCACCGCCCCCGACCCGCGCACCGTCACCGTCACGTTCGGCGCCCCCAACGCGCAGTTCCTCCAGGCCACCTCGACCCCGGCGCTGGCCGTCCTGTCGCGCGCCTCGCTCGCCGTGCCCGCTTCCGAGCGCTGCGCGGGCAAGATCGTGGGCACCGGCCCGTTCGTGCTGACCTCCTACACCGCCAAGCAGGAGATCGTGCTGTCCAAGCGGCAGGGCTACGCGTGGGGCCCGCCGTCGCGGCAGCACACCGGCGACGCCTACCTGGACCGCGTCGAGATCAAGGTGCTGCCCGAAGCCGCCACCCGTACCGGCAGCCTCTCCTCGGGCCAGCTCGACGTGAGCAGCAACATCGCCCCGCAGGACGAGCCGCAGTTCGACGGCAACGGATTCACCTTGCTCAGCCACGACAATCCGGGCGTCGTGCTGAGCCTCTGCCCCAACGAGCGGCGCCCCGTGCTGCAGGACAAGGCCGTGCGGCAGGCACTGCAGAAAGCCGTCAACCGCCCCGAGGTGGTGTCGACGTTCCTCAGCCCGCGGTACCGGCCGGCCACCAGCGTGCTGTCCTCCACCACCCCCGGCTACACCGACCTCGGCGCGGCACTGGCCTACGACCCCGACGGCGCGAAGGCGCTGCTGGACGCGGCCGGCTGGCGTCCCGGACCGGACGGCATCCGCGTGCGCGACGGGGCCCGGCTGAGCCTGGACGTGATCTTCGGCAGGCCGCAGAGCCTGGAGCTGATCCAGCAGCAGCTCAGGGGCGTCGGCATCGAGCTGACGCTGCGGCAGCTGCAGATCTCCGAGTTGCAGTCCCAGTACGCCGCGGACAACTTCGACTTCTTCCTGCTCGACTCGACCCGCGCCGATCCGGACGTGCTGCGCACCCTGTTCGGCCGCGCGCAGCTGAGCGGCGCCGACCCGCTGAAAGCCGCGCTGACCACGCAGGCCGGTTCGCTGGATCCGCAGGTGCGGTGGCGGGCCGCGGCCGAGGCCCAGCGGAGCCTGGTGGAGGACGCGCACGTCATCCCGGTCAACGAGCAGGCGCAGGTGATCGGGGTGAGCGACACGGTGCACGGCATCGGGTTCACCGCGACCTCCGGCATCTCCTTCTACGACGCCTGGCTGTCCTGA
- a CDS encoding TetR/AcrR family transcriptional regulator, whose amino-acid sequence MATVARKPSAGGRRAEAERNDVTVLAAARDVFIEHGWDAPVSAVAARAGVGMGSIYRRYPSKTDLLREMCLGAMRRATEEARAARAEEPDGWSALRRFMRCMVEARSCSLFVLIGNSAAGGEIAEAVAGLRAEMEALVDAAHRQGALREGVTSADVYLLLTQLRSAPSIDAARAGELQLRFLDVILDGLAAPGTTALSGAAAAWPELVFRDAPELS is encoded by the coding sequence GTGGCAACCGTGGCTCGCAAACCGTCCGCCGGTGGCCGGCGCGCCGAGGCGGAACGCAACGACGTGACCGTGCTCGCCGCGGCCCGCGACGTGTTCATCGAGCACGGGTGGGACGCCCCGGTCTCCGCGGTGGCCGCCAGGGCCGGGGTCGGCATGGGCAGCATCTACCGCCGCTACCCCAGCAAGACCGACCTGCTGCGGGAGATGTGCCTCGGCGCCATGCGGCGCGCCACCGAGGAGGCGCGCGCGGCGCGCGCCGAAGAGCCGGACGGCTGGTCGGCGCTGCGCCGGTTCATGCGCTGCATGGTCGAGGCGCGCTCGTGCTCGTTGTTCGTGCTGATCGGCAATTCCGCCGCGGGCGGCGAGATCGCCGAGGCGGTCGCGGGCCTGCGCGCCGAGATGGAGGCGCTGGTCGACGCCGCGCACCGGCAGGGCGCGCTGCGCGAGGGCGTCACCTCCGCCGACGTCTACCTGCTGCTGACGCAACTGCGCTCGGCGCCCAGCATCGACGCGGCCCGGGCCGGCGAACTACAGCTGCGGTTCCTCGACGTGATCCTGGACGGGCTCGCCGCTCCCGGCACCACCGCGCTGTCCGGCGCCGCGGCGGCCTGGCCCGAACTCGTCTTCCGGGACGCCCCCGAGCTGAGCTGA
- a CDS encoding DUF1684 domain-containing protein translates to MSDQPAAGTARSAARLHAEWTEFRRAWLDYLGSPYGLLSPVGLYWLSDRPESFDDVPGSWWVEDSRRLLVRAAADDGLVLEDRPVDGVAEVFDATRPREVRTVRHGDVVISPVLFPAQTSQPVQLGIQPRDPYVASRRLELGVPTYPFDPKWIVPARYEPYEGRRPVVLRSMVENKVKDLGVFGRVVFELGDGEHALEVYAGPEHELHIPFRDRTSGVTTFAGARLVFAPRPASANGGAFEFELDFNRTVNGPCGFSPYTTCALPPPGNTLPVAIEAGEQLPLWMEQPSAWAR, encoded by the coding sequence GTGTCTGATCAGCCCGCGGCCGGGACAGCGCGGTCCGCCGCGCGCCTGCACGCCGAGTGGACCGAGTTCCGCCGTGCCTGGCTGGACTACCTGGGCTCGCCCTACGGCCTGCTCTCCCCCGTCGGGCTGTACTGGCTCAGTGACCGCCCCGAGAGCTTCGACGACGTGCCCGGGTCGTGGTGGGTCGAGGACTCGCGGCGCCTCCTGGTGCGCGCCGCCGCCGACGACGGTCTGGTGCTGGAGGACCGCCCGGTCGACGGGGTCGCCGAGGTCTTCGACGCCACGCGCCCGCGTGAGGTCCGGACGGTGCGCCACGGTGACGTGGTGATCAGCCCGGTGCTGTTCCCCGCGCAGACCTCCCAGCCGGTGCAGCTGGGGATCCAGCCGCGCGACCCGTACGTGGCCAGCAGGCGGCTCGAGCTGGGGGTGCCGACCTACCCGTTCGATCCGAAGTGGATCGTCCCGGCGCGGTACGAGCCCTACGAGGGCCGCCGCCCGGTGGTGCTGCGGTCGATGGTCGAGAACAAGGTCAAGGACCTGGGGGTCTTCGGGCGGGTGGTGTTCGAGCTGGGCGACGGGGAGCACGCGCTGGAGGTCTATGCCGGGCCGGAGCACGAGCTGCACATCCCGTTCCGGGACCGCACCAGCGGAGTCACCACGTTCGCCGGGGCGCGGCTGGTGTTCGCGCCGCGGCCGGCGAGCGCGAACGGGGGCGCGTTCGAGTTCGAGCTGGACTTCAACCGCACGGTCAACGGCCCGTGCGGGTTTTCGCCGTACACCACGTGCGCGCTGCCCCCGCCGGGAAACACGCTCCCGGTCGCGATCGAGGCCGGTGAGCAGCTGCCGCTGTGGATGGAGCAGCCGTCGGCCTGGGCCCGCTGA
- a CDS encoding aromatase/cyclase codes for MPTPALHHTHHTVAIAAPPRVVYDLVADTSGWPHTFSPTVHVEKAGGGDRSEVLRIWAFAHGEVRDWTSRRELDPVALRVAFRQEVSSPPVLGMGGEWLIGDAGDGTTLVEFRHDFSVENDEPAHVEWVTAAIDRNTGAELDALRAAAELGQRRAELVFSFEDSVTVRGSLAEVYDFVYRADLWEERLPHVARLAFTEDDGGVQTIDMDTRSADGSVHTTKSVRVCFPGESIVYKQTTVPPIMSAHTGRWRFTETGDGVVATSRHTVVLRPEKVTEILGSEATLFSARRQVREALGTNSLATLNLAKQNVEASRV; via the coding sequence ATGCCGACACCGGCACTGCACCACACGCACCACACGGTGGCGATCGCCGCGCCACCACGGGTGGTCTACGACCTGGTCGCCGACACCTCCGGCTGGCCGCACACCTTCTCCCCCACCGTGCACGTCGAGAAGGCCGGCGGCGGCGACCGCTCCGAGGTGCTGCGGATCTGGGCCTTCGCCCACGGCGAGGTGCGCGACTGGACCTCGCGGCGGGAGCTGGACCCGGTCGCGCTGCGCGTCGCCTTCCGCCAGGAGGTGAGTTCACCACCGGTGCTCGGCATGGGCGGCGAGTGGCTCATCGGCGACGCGGGCGACGGCACGACACTGGTCGAGTTCCGGCACGACTTCTCCGTCGAGAACGACGAACCCGCTCACGTGGAGTGGGTCACCGCGGCCATCGACCGCAACACCGGCGCCGAGCTGGACGCCCTGCGCGCGGCGGCCGAACTCGGGCAGCGGCGCGCGGAGCTGGTGTTCTCGTTCGAGGATTCGGTGACCGTGCGCGGATCTCTGGCCGAGGTCTACGACTTCGTGTACCGGGCGGACCTGTGGGAGGAGCGGCTGCCCCACGTCGCCCGGCTGGCGTTCACCGAGGACGACGGCGGCGTGCAGACGATCGACATGGACACCCGCTCGGCCGACGGCTCGGTGCACACCACCAAGTCGGTGCGGGTGTGCTTCCCCGGCGAGAGCATCGTCTACAAGCAGACCACGGTCCCGCCGATCATGTCCGCCCACACCGGGCGGTGGCGGTTCACCGAGACCGGTGACGGCGTCGTGGCCACCTCGCGGCACACCGTCGTCCTGCGGCCGGAGAAGGTCACCGAGATCCTGGGCTCGGAGGCCACGCTCTTCTCGGCGCGCCGGCAGGTGCGCGAGGCGCTGGGCACCAACAGCCTGGCCACCCTGAACCTGGCCAAGCAGAACGTGGAGGCGAGCCGTGTCTGA
- a CDS encoding ABC transporter ATP-binding protein encodes MTLLRVDGLRVAYGGAEAVRGVDFTVARGETVALVGESGSGKSTVAHAVLRLLPAGGRITGGTISLGDEELTRAPESRLRQLRGSRVALVPQDPLAYLNPVKRIGDQVAEVRRIHRLATGQRAAADAVKLLTTAGLPDAVALARRYPHELSGGMRQRVLIAIALAAEPALIVADEPTSALDVTVQRVILDHLGSLSRQLGIAVLLITHDLAVAAERADRVLVMRAGEIVESGPAGAILGRPAHDYTRALVASVPTGRAPEPPAADRTHALVEVARLRRTFPGQEAPAVDEVTLAVAPGQALGLVGESGSGKSTVARLIACLDRPSAGRVVLDGTDTATATGSRLRALRRTVQLIQQSPYTALDPRFSAGRSVAEPLRALGIGDRRSRRARVAELFDLVRLPRDLLTRRPGELSGGQRQRVAIARALAPGPRLLVCDEPVSALDVTVQSAILDLLAELRAEFGLAYVFISHDLAVVRRLCDSVAVMRRGRIVEAGATEALFAKPGHDYTRELLDAIPKATASRAAPDSLYPAGTR; translated from the coding sequence GTGACACTGTTGCGTGTGGACGGTCTGCGGGTCGCCTACGGCGGCGCCGAGGCGGTGCGGGGCGTGGACTTCACCGTCGCCCGCGGCGAAACCGTCGCGCTGGTGGGCGAATCCGGCTCCGGCAAGAGCACCGTGGCGCACGCCGTGCTGCGGTTGCTGCCCGCGGGTGGCCGGATCACCGGCGGGACGATCTCCCTCGGGGACGAGGAGCTGACGCGGGCGCCCGAGTCGCGCCTGCGTCAGCTGCGTGGTTCCCGGGTGGCCCTCGTCCCGCAGGACCCGCTGGCCTACCTCAACCCGGTCAAGCGGATCGGCGACCAGGTCGCCGAGGTGCGCCGGATCCACCGGCTGGCGACCGGGCAGCGGGCCGCGGCGGACGCGGTGAAACTGCTGACCACCGCCGGCCTGCCGGACGCGGTGGCACTGGCCCGGCGCTACCCGCACGAGCTCTCCGGCGGGATGCGGCAGCGGGTGCTGATCGCGATCGCCCTGGCCGCCGAGCCCGCGCTGATCGTGGCCGACGAGCCGACCAGCGCGCTGGACGTGACGGTGCAACGGGTGATCCTCGATCACCTGGGCAGCCTGAGCCGCCAGCTGGGCATCGCGGTGCTGCTCATCACCCACGACCTGGCGGTCGCCGCGGAGCGGGCGGACCGGGTGCTGGTGATGCGCGCGGGCGAAATCGTGGAGTCCGGCCCGGCGGGGGCGATCCTCGGCCGCCCCGCGCACGACTACACGCGCGCGCTGGTCGCGAGCGTCCCCACCGGGCGGGCGCCCGAACCGCCCGCCGCGGACCGCACACACGCGCTCGTCGAGGTGGCGCGCCTGCGCCGCACCTTCCCCGGCCAGGAAGCGCCCGCGGTGGACGAGGTGACCCTGGCGGTCGCCCCGGGGCAGGCGCTCGGCCTGGTCGGCGAGTCCGGATCCGGGAAATCCACGGTGGCGCGCCTCATCGCGTGCCTCGACCGCCCGTCGGCGGGCCGGGTGGTGCTCGACGGAACGGACACGGCGACGGCGACCGGGAGCCGTTTGCGGGCGCTGCGCCGGACGGTGCAGCTGATCCAGCAGAGCCCGTACACGGCGCTGGATCCGCGGTTCAGCGCCGGGCGCAGTGTCGCGGAACCGTTGCGCGCTTTGGGAATCGGCGACCGCCGGTCCCGGCGCGCCCGGGTGGCCGAGCTGTTCGACCTGGTCCGGTTGCCGCGCGACCTGCTCACCCGCAGGCCCGGCGAGTTGTCCGGTGGGCAGCGGCAGCGGGTGGCGATCGCCAGGGCGCTGGCTCCCGGGCCGCGGCTGCTGGTGTGCGACGAGCCGGTGTCCGCGCTCGACGTCACCGTGCAGAGCGCGATCCTCGACCTGCTGGCCGAGCTGCGTGCCGAGTTCGGCCTGGCCTACGTGTTCATCTCCCACGACCTCGCCGTGGTGCGCCGGCTGTGCGACTCCGTCGCCGTGATGCGGCGGGGCCGGATCGTCGAGGCCGGCGCCACCGAAGCCCTGTTCGCGAAACCCGGCCACGACTACACCCGCGAGCTGCTGGACGCCATCCCGAAGGCCACCGCTTCGAGAGCGGCTCCAGACAGCCTGTACCCGGCGGGCACACGCTGA
- a CDS encoding ketoacyl-ACP synthase III family protein, which yields MRTDELHIAAVASALPDRVPTAEALAAGQCDRRVAEQTGIVSVSVSGTASAAELAAEAAARAMRRSGVPPEDLRIVLHADVHYQGHDLWAPASHVQDTVGGSRCPAVEIRQLSNGGMAGLELAAHVLRGQDCPAAALVTTGDTFGLPGFDRWRSDPGTVYGDGGTAAVLTNHGGFAAVRGVATVSDPTLERMHRGADPFGRMPFSVRAPMDLEVLKRDYLASAGVGAAVRKVVEGQREALTTALKDAETSLADIDWFVLPHFGLRRLRAGYLKAWDIDLDATTWQWGRTIGHLGAGDQFAGLEQLVLSGRARPGQRLLFAGVGAGFSWSCAVAELTAVPEGWEPPPRHQPDSSGFRPAEPTLGSEDHPAGA from the coding sequence GTGCGCACCGACGAACTCCACATCGCCGCGGTGGCGAGCGCGCTGCCGGATCGGGTCCCCACCGCCGAAGCACTCGCGGCCGGGCAGTGCGACCGGCGAGTGGCCGAGCAGACCGGGATCGTGTCGGTGTCGGTGTCCGGCACGGCCTCGGCCGCCGAACTGGCCGCCGAGGCCGCGGCGCGGGCGATGCGCCGCTCCGGTGTGCCACCGGAGGACCTGCGCATCGTGCTGCACGCCGACGTGCACTACCAGGGCCACGACCTGTGGGCGCCGGCTTCGCACGTGCAGGACACCGTCGGCGGGAGCCGGTGCCCCGCGGTGGAGATCCGGCAGCTGTCCAACGGCGGGATGGCCGGTCTCGAACTGGCGGCGCACGTGCTGCGCGGGCAGGACTGCCCGGCCGCCGCGCTGGTGACCACCGGCGACACCTTCGGCCTGCCCGGATTCGACCGGTGGCGCAGCGATCCGGGCACCGTCTACGGCGACGGCGGCACCGCGGCGGTGCTGACCAACCACGGCGGTTTCGCCGCGGTGCGCGGCGTCGCGACGGTGTCCGACCCGACCCTGGAACGGATGCACCGCGGCGCCGACCCATTCGGGCGCATGCCCTTCAGCGTGCGCGCCCCGATGGACCTGGAGGTTCTCAAACGCGACTACCTGGCATCCGCCGGCGTCGGCGCGGCGGTGCGCAAGGTCGTCGAGGGCCAGCGGGAGGCACTGACCACCGCGCTGAAGGACGCCGAAACCAGCCTGGCGGACATCGACTGGTTCGTGCTGCCGCACTTCGGCCTGCGCCGCCTGCGGGCCGGCTACCTCAAGGCCTGGGACATCGACCTCGACGCCACCACCTGGCAGTGGGGCCGCACGATCGGGCACCTCGGGGCGGGCGACCAGTTCGCCGGGCTCGAGCAGCTCGTGCTGTCCGGGCGTGCCCGGCCCGGACAGCGGCTGCTGTTCGCCGGGGTCGGCGCGGGGTTCAGCTGGTCGTGCGCCGTCGCCGAGCTGACCGCCGTGCCCGAAGGATGGGAACCCCCACCGCGTCACCAGCCAGACTCCAGCGGATTTCGACCGGCCGAACCGACGCTCGGCAGCGAGGACCACCCGGCCGGCGCGTGA
- a CDS encoding ABC transporter permease yields MAATPSRSRLRALARQPGLVLSVLVLLVVIAWALAPGVFTARDPIQGVVAQRLRPPSAEHWFGTDYLGRDLYARVVHGAALSLSATVVAVGVALVAGAVIGALAGYTGGWVDGALMRLMDVLLAIPGLLLALAMVTALGFGVLQVAVAVGVVSVANFARVTRAEVLTVRHADFVTAARGGGVRGPAVLVTHVLPNSAGPVLSLAALDIGSILLTVSALSFLGFGAAPPTPEWGALVAGGRDYLRAAWWLTTFPGLVIAVVVLSTNRVARALERRRRESW; encoded by the coding sequence CTGGCCGCAACCCCGTCCCGGTCCCGGCTGCGCGCGCTGGCGCGGCAACCCGGTCTGGTCCTGTCGGTGCTCGTGCTGCTGGTGGTCATCGCGTGGGCACTGGCGCCGGGGGTGTTCACCGCGCGGGACCCGATCCAGGGCGTGGTCGCGCAGCGGCTGCGGCCGCCCAGCGCCGAGCACTGGTTCGGCACCGACTACCTCGGCCGCGACCTCTACGCGCGGGTCGTGCACGGTGCGGCGCTCTCGCTCAGCGCGACCGTGGTGGCGGTCGGGGTCGCGCTGGTCGCGGGCGCGGTGATCGGTGCGCTCGCCGGCTATACCGGCGGCTGGGTGGACGGCGCGCTGATGCGGTTGATGGACGTGCTGCTCGCGATCCCCGGCCTGCTCTTGGCACTCGCGATGGTGACCGCGCTGGGGTTCGGTGTGCTGCAGGTCGCGGTGGCGGTCGGTGTGGTGAGCGTCGCGAACTTCGCGCGGGTGACCCGCGCCGAGGTGCTCACGGTGCGCCACGCCGACTTCGTCACCGCGGCCCGCGGCGGCGGGGTGCGCGGCCCGGCCGTGCTGGTGACGCACGTGCTGCCGAACTCGGCCGGTCCGGTGCTGTCGCTGGCGGCGCTGGACATCGGTTCGATCCTGCTGACCGTGTCGGCGCTGAGCTTCCTCGGTTTCGGTGCCGCGCCGCCGACGCCGGAGTGGGGCGCGCTGGTGGCGGGCGGGCGGGACTACCTGCGGGCGGCGTGGTGGCTCACGACCTTCCCCGGTCTGGTGATCGCGGTGGTGGTGCTGTCCACCAACCGCGTGGCCAGGGCACTGGAACGACGGCGCCGGGAGTCCTGGTGA
- a CDS encoding SDR family NAD(P)-dependent oxidoreductase, which produces MSYSPKVAFVTGATSGIGLAVTRTLAERGISVFGVARDAGNVATVVEKLRGEGLEVSGTAADVTSAEDIHHAVTAATEQYGRIDVLINNAGRNGGGETAKIADELWLDVIDTNLTSVFRVTKEVLTTGRLLAGPAGRIVNIASTGGKQGVVLGAPYSASKHGVVGFTKAVGLELAKTGVTVNAVCPGYVETPLAQRVRQGYAAHWEVTEDDVLDKFQAKIPLGRYSTADEVAGLVGYLISDVAASITAQALNVCGGLGNY; this is translated from the coding sequence GTGAGCTATTCCCCGAAGGTGGCGTTCGTGACCGGCGCGACGAGCGGCATCGGCCTCGCCGTCACCCGGACCCTGGCGGAGCGCGGCATCTCCGTCTTCGGAGTGGCGCGCGACGCGGGCAACGTCGCGACGGTCGTGGAGAAGTTGCGCGGCGAGGGACTGGAGGTCTCCGGCACCGCCGCGGACGTCACCTCGGCCGAGGACATCCACCACGCGGTCACCGCCGCCACCGAGCAGTACGGCCGGATCGACGTGCTGATCAACAACGCCGGCCGCAACGGCGGTGGTGAGACCGCGAAGATCGCCGACGAGCTGTGGCTCGACGTCATCGACACCAACCTCACCAGCGTCTTCCGCGTGACCAAGGAGGTGCTGACCACCGGGCGGCTGCTGGCGGGCCCGGCCGGCCGCATCGTCAACATCGCCTCCACCGGCGGCAAGCAGGGTGTGGTGCTGGGCGCGCCGTACTCCGCGTCCAAGCACGGTGTCGTGGGGTTCACCAAGGCGGTCGGGCTGGAGCTGGCCAAGACCGGTGTCACGGTCAACGCGGTGTGCCCCGGCTACGTGGAAACCCCGCTGGCGCAACGGGTCCGTCAGGGTTACGCCGCGCACTGGGAGGTCACCGAAGACGACGTGCTCGACAAGTTCCAGGCCAAGATCCCACTCGGCCGCTACTCCACGGCCGACGAGGTCGCCGGCCTGGTCGGCTACCTCATCTCCGACGTGGCCGCCTCCATCACCGCGCAGGCGCTCAACGTGTGCGGCGGGCTGGGCAACTACTGA
- a CDS encoding ABC transporter permease, whose amino-acid sequence MPGGLAKALRRAGQAVFVVWAAFTGAFVALYLLPSDPVTLMLAQKAGGDTAVIDPAQAAQLRTAYGFDRPLWEQYLTLLGRAVTGDLGASVQTGEPVRGLILGALPQTAALAAFALLLALAAGVALALLAGLARGGVLRQILESVPAAGVSIPSFWLGLLLLQLLAFHWPLFPATGGDGFASLVLPAITLAVPTAAIVAQVLGRSLRETLGEPYVQLARAKGASRTWILFRHALRNASLPAVTITGILVGNLLGGAVVVETVFGRHALGSVTVDAVSNQDLPVVLGLVVLAAVVYVVVSLVVEAVYPLLDPRVRPVVSAR is encoded by the coding sequence ATGCCCGGCGGTCTTGCGAAAGCGCTGCGCCGCGCCGGTCAGGCGGTGTTCGTCGTGTGGGCGGCGTTCACCGGCGCGTTCGTCGCGCTGTACCTGCTGCCCAGTGACCCGGTCACGTTGATGCTCGCGCAGAAGGCGGGCGGCGACACGGCGGTGATCGACCCGGCGCAGGCGGCGCAGCTGCGCACCGCCTACGGTTTCGACCGGCCGCTGTGGGAGCAGTACCTGACGCTGCTGGGCCGGGCGGTCACGGGCGATCTCGGCGCCTCGGTGCAGACCGGGGAACCGGTGCGGGGCCTCATCCTGGGTGCCCTGCCGCAGACCGCGGCACTGGCCGCGTTCGCGTTGCTGCTGGCGCTGGCCGCCGGGGTCGCGCTCGCCCTGCTCGCGGGCCTGGCGCGGGGCGGGGTGCTCCGCCAGATCCTGGAGTCGGTGCCCGCGGCGGGGGTCTCGATTCCGTCGTTCTGGCTGGGCCTGCTGTTGTTGCAGCTGCTGGCTTTCCACTGGCCGCTGTTCCCGGCCACCGGCGGGGACGGGTTCGCGAGCCTGGTGCTGCCCGCGATCACGCTCGCCGTGCCGACCGCGGCGATCGTCGCGCAGGTGCTGGGCCGGAGCCTGCGGGAAACCCTGGGCGAGCCCTACGTCCAGCTGGCGCGGGCCAAGGGCGCGAGCCGGACGTGGATCCTGTTCCGCCACGCCCTGCGCAACGCGAGCCTGCCCGCGGTGACGATCACCGGGATCCTGGTCGGCAACCTGCTCGGCGGCGCCGTGGTGGTGGAGACCGTGTTCGGGCGGCACGCGCTGGGCTCGGTCACCGTGGACGCGGTGTCCAATCAGGACCTGCCCGTCGTGCTGGGCCTGGTGGTGCTCGCGGCGGTGGTCTACGTCGTGGTCAGCCTCGTGGTGGAGGCGGTCTACCCGCTGCTGGACCCGCGGGTCCGTCCGGTGGTGAGTGCCCGGTGA